The Antechinus flavipes isolate AdamAnt ecotype Samford, QLD, Australia chromosome 4, AdamAnt_v2, whole genome shotgun sequence genomic interval TGCATACAGGAAATCCGTAATCCATGACTACCAAATGGGATTCCCAAGTGGAGCTGCAGTAGTTCACAGATAAAAGACCCCTAATTGTGGGAAAACTAACTCAATTCAGTTATTGAAGCATAGATTTCATATTCATTGAAGTCAAACTAAATTTTGGCTTTCTGCCGACATCTACACAAGCCTTTGAAAGTTTGTGGTATTTTTAAGACACCCAAAGAACATAAATTTATCACAGTTTCTTGAGTTCTAttttaaaggagaggaaaaaaattggcttTCATAAGTTTCCATTATTAAGACTTTTGGTTTTAACTAAATAACATTCTCTGCTGTTTTTAGCCAATATGCTTTATTTCAATGTGACTTCTGTTTTGGTGGTTTACTTATTGTTCATTTTGATTATAAAAGTCCTCCTGGggcatgaaataaaaaaaaattcagcaaccccccatataaaggagaaaatgtcCTTAGCCTACCATCTACCCACTGAAGATCATAAGGGGAATGGCAATTTGTGAAACAAGAACATATCAGCTAAGAAAGGCACTGTTCATTTATGTATCACCTTAACTTTTGCTTCAGTTGCTCTCAGTCATGCTGTTAGCTTCACCTTCTCTTGGGGGATCACCTCCTCCCGACAAGTCACCCTCTAATTCCCACAGGACGTCGGCATCATCCATGCTGCTGGAGACATGGCACTTTTTGAATCCCTGGACAATGGAATCACTTGAGATGCTGTTCCACGCAACCATGACCCACTCTAGAAACAGGCCAAGGGGAGGCTTCTTGGCATTCCCAGTTGGGCTGAGAGCAAGATTGCCAGCGAGGAGCCACTCTGAGTACTGGGAACGCACACTGTCGTTCAGAGGTTTATAGACTACCACATCTAACACTTGTAGTTGAGAAGTCAAGCCTCCTGGGATGATGACCATGTCGGTATCCATAGTTTCCATGGAATTTTTAACAGAATCAGTAGCATGGCCTCGATAGCCATTTAGGATCAGCATCCCCCGCTGCCTCGGCACTGCTCCAGTCCTACGTTTCCATACCACCTCCAACCAGTCTTGCATCAAGTCCTCCGTCATCCAACCATAGCGATGGCAGCGAATTTCCATCCCACTGGGGAACTTTCCAGGGGGAATATATGTTCCCCTTAAAATGATATATGGAGGCAATTTTCTTCCATCGGCTAAGACACCAAGCATTGCtgtaattttcagtttttccctGCCTGGGGTCTTCACCAAAACAGGCTTTTCCCCTTGGTTGTCTACAGTCACACGAGATGGTACCTCCAAACAGATTGGAGTCTCATCAGCATTCCCCATCTGCCCAACCATGTAATCGTGTGTTCTTCGCAGGGCCAAGATGCTACGCTGATAAGTGATGAGTTTCTCCGTCAGGTCCTCAGGCAAATGCTGGGGCACAGGTACTTTATGTCTCAAAGAGAGATCATACCTCCTCATCATCCTACGACACCATCCCAAGCTTGCTTTGAACCCCTTTTCAGGAATATTCATTTCCTGGGCTATTTCTAAGGCTTTGAGCTGCATTGCCTCTCTTGTGATTGGGTCTCCTTTggcctgtctctgtctcacatATTCAGCCACCCGCTGGTCCACCAGAGCAAACCTTCCATTCTTGGGGCCTCGGAAAGCACGTCGCATTGCATGGGCATTCTGGAGTTGCATCTTCACTTTCCGCCAGTCACGGACATTTTTCTCCAACACACCAAACTGCTTGGCAGCCTGGCAGTTATTAGTACTTTCTGCATAATCCACAACCATTAACTTGAAGCCTGCATCGTAGCTCCGGCGGATACCCCTACTCAGCTGAAACTTACTTGCTATGTCATCTATCCCCAGATCATACCCTGGGAAACCCATGGCCATGAAGAATGGGTACCCTTCAGGCCATTCGGACATTTCTGGCATATCCTGGGGCAGATGGAAAGCGAAGTTTTCGAGATGCTGTGGTTGGGGAAAATGAGGAGAGATATTCAGTGGGGGGGTCCATTCTGGATGCTTTAGATCAGATTCTTCATTCCCTGGGAGATAATAGAATTAAAAACTATTAGTCTACATGTAAATTTCTGTTTTATACTTCGACTTTCTAAAAGTGCCAGAATCATAAGTATTGTAAATTTTTGTGCCAAATGGGTCCAGTTGTGACTAATTTCTcttttgaggaaagagaaaataatctggATATCATATCCTCATCTTTGGCACGATTTCTTGATACTCCCTTAAGGATCCTTGAAAGACTAACAACCAAGAACAGTTCTGTGGAAGTCTTAGAAACATAACCCATACAGCAAAGCTGAACTGAGATATATCTTAATAGTTCTAGTGAGACACATGAATGAAATCTTAAGAATTCTATTTACACAAATAACAGAATCCCCTTTCTAAAATGGACAGTCATAAAATCTTAAAGAGTACCTTTGGTCTAAACCAAAGGTTAAAAGACCAGATAAAAGGTTTATCACCTTTTTCCTAGCAAACCCACAGGCCTTTAAGGCAAGATTTGAGTTTCTCAAGAAAACCTGAGTATTCTCAAATTCATACAAGTAATGAAGGACTAACAACCGAGAACAGTTCCGTGGAAGTCTTAGAAAAATAACCCATACAGCAAAGCTGAAATGACCATAAAAATCTGCTTAAGCTTTTCCCTTTCGTCCTTCTTGTCAAGCAATCCATTTgactcttgtctttttttctcattgcaaTGTCAAGACTGTGTGAgttatatattcttatatgtatttatataatttatatatatatatatatatatatatatatatattctatatatcagTTATATATTCTGACTACTCTGAGGGGACATTAAGTAGTGGGGCTTAACACAGAAGAGTTTAGGATAGTGATTCAGGAAATTTTGGCTccagtcttaaaaattaaataatatttgtaaagcttagTAGAGTTCTTGAACACAGTAGGCATTTGAAAAATGCTTCTTTCCAATTGTCACTCCATCCATATAATGAACGTGCTGCAGAAAATGACCCaaattctaaattcaaatatCCCCCTAAATCACAGTAACTCActacaaaaaccaaaataaaacaaaaagcccAGGTAAAACATGCCAGTAACAGTTAACATTTGcacagtgttttaaagtttgttaagctttttgatatattttacttcatttgatcctcacaacaatcctggaaaatTGATGCTGTTATTGtctccattgtacagatgaggaaactgaggcagagaagaaaCCTGCTTCAGGTCACATAGCTGATAGCTAACTACAGTTAAATTTGAGCCCAAGTCTTtgtgattccaaatctagcattttatCCCTTGCATTGCCCAGTTTCACAGCACTTGGTTATAGCCAGGTCTCAGTACAATTCATTCAGAATTTCCCTGAAGTGGTTGCATTTTTCAAATACACATTACAAATTTCCATCGGGCTGGAGTCAATGAATCAATTAACATAATTACAGCTTTGAATATATGGGTAGAATGTGTGATGACTTAAAGAGCTTCATTATTTGCACTTATCAGGACCTGACTGTATCTAGATTCTGATTACAATGATTTGAGTATGATTGGTGTTATTTTAAGCCCATTTTCCTACACATAGCTTGCCAATAGTTATAGTCCAGTCTGTAGTTATTCTggcagaaatgatttttattcaaaTAACCTTTGCCCCAATCAATGCATAAACTATTGTTTTTTTAGAcattatgtatatctatacaaTACACCTCTGAATGTAACTATAAAAAGGAAAGTGGTGTTCCAGAACCTGAAGACTTGTTTCATCCTTCTTGATTTACCCCAAACAAAACAATATCTGGTAACATCTGGCACAATCACTGATATCTGGTACCATCCATTGAGGAATATCATTACCATGACCAATCCTGGTATCTGAACTACAATGTTTCCAGCTGCATACATTTCTCCAACGTTAgttcaaaattaatttactttctcACCTGTGAAAGAACCTCCTTGGAGTTTCCATTCCTCAGAGTTCTGAGGGTAAGGAACCCAAGGGCTTTCCTCTGCTTCCAACTGAGAGATCATGTCTGGTTTAGGAAATGGGAATTCTGTTCACAGgaaataaaacaggaaagaatTAAGTCACAATTATGGAACACTGTTAAAGTAACTTTTATGATTTAATGAAAGTACCATTCAAGCA includes:
- the POGK gene encoding pogo transposable element with KRAB domain isoform X1, with amino-acid sequence MGEPGPGPRPEEWGGREQDGWRAPSGQPLWPRRDMESTTFPLPFPLKEEEEEEEIQTKEVEDGPMDMQRVRICAEGGWVPALFDEVAIYFSDEEWEVLTEQQKALYREVMRMNYETVLSLEFPFPKPDMISQLEAEESPWVPYPQNSEEWKLQGGSFTGNEESDLKHPEWTPPLNISPHFPQPQHLENFAFHLPQDMPEMSEWPEGYPFFMAMGFPGYDLGIDDIASKFQLSRGIRRSYDAGFKLMVVDYAESTNNCQAAKQFGVLEKNVRDWRKVKMQLQNAHAMRRAFRGPKNGRFALVDQRVAEYVRQRQAKGDPITREAMQLKALEIAQEMNIPEKGFKASLGWCRRMMRRYDLSLRHKVPVPQHLPEDLTEKLITYQRSILALRRTHDYMVGQMGNADETPICLEVPSRVTVDNQGEKPVLVKTPGREKLKITAMLGVLADGRKLPPYIILRGTYIPPGKFPSGMEIRCHRYGWMTEDLMQDWLEVVWKRRTGAVPRQRGMLILNGYRGHATDSVKNSMETMDTDMVIIPGGLTSQLQVLDVVVYKPLNDSVRSQYSEWLLAGNLALSPTGNAKKPPLGLFLEWVMVAWNSISSDSIVQGFKKCHVSSSMDDADVLWELEGDLSGGGDPPREGEANSMTESN
- the POGK gene encoding pogo transposable element with KRAB domain isoform X2, which translates into the protein MESTTFPLPFPLKEEEEEEEIQTKEVEDGPMDMQRVRICAEGGWVPALFDEVAIYFSDEEWEVLTEQQKALYREVMRMNYETVLSLEFPFPKPDMISQLEAEESPWVPYPQNSEEWKLQGGSFTGNEESDLKHPEWTPPLNISPHFPQPQHLENFAFHLPQDMPEMSEWPEGYPFFMAMGFPGYDLGIDDIASKFQLSRGIRRSYDAGFKLMVVDYAESTNNCQAAKQFGVLEKNVRDWRKVKMQLQNAHAMRRAFRGPKNGRFALVDQRVAEYVRQRQAKGDPITREAMQLKALEIAQEMNIPEKGFKASLGWCRRMMRRYDLSLRHKVPVPQHLPEDLTEKLITYQRSILALRRTHDYMVGQMGNADETPICLEVPSRVTVDNQGEKPVLVKTPGREKLKITAMLGVLADGRKLPPYIILRGTYIPPGKFPSGMEIRCHRYGWMTEDLMQDWLEVVWKRRTGAVPRQRGMLILNGYRGHATDSVKNSMETMDTDMVIIPGGLTSQLQVLDVVVYKPLNDSVRSQYSEWLLAGNLALSPTGNAKKPPLGLFLEWVMVAWNSISSDSIVQGFKKCHVSSSMDDADVLWELEGDLSGGGDPPREGEANSMTESN